One part of the Solanum dulcamara chromosome 3, daSolDulc1.2, whole genome shotgun sequence genome encodes these proteins:
- the LOC129881495 gene encoding protein MIZU-KUSSEI 1, whose product MPKIDALRRFLLPCFNSTPTSPAPPVPLTISTKKRLSTSLRDDLDDPKQDKKTEEDQEDSYPTTPISTTNSTTTAASASAAAALLSAPPRSSKTMVIGTIFGQRRGGHVWFCVQHDRLNTKPSLLLELSIPTTTLIQEMRCGLVRIALESSDSELNRCPLHSIPMWTLFCNGRKIGFAVRRRATQQTRIMLKTMQSMTVGAGVIPSGLVSGTESEEVLYMRANYECIIGGADSESFHLINPDEGPGQEFSIFLLRSN is encoded by the coding sequence atgccGAAAATCGACGCCCTCCGTCGATTTCTCCTCCCCTGTTTCAACTCAACACCCACATCCCCAGCACCGCCAGTGCCGCTCACAATCTCCACCAAAAAACGCCTGAGCACCTCCCTACGCGACGATCTCGACGACCCAAAACAAGATAAGAAAACAGAAGAAGATCAAgaagattcatacccaacaacCCCAATCAGCACTACAAACAGCACCACCACCGCCGCCTCCGCCTCCGCCGCCGCCGCTTTACTCTCTGCTCCGCCGCGTTCTTCCAAAACAATGGTAATCGGAACAATCTTCGGCCAACGCCGCGGTGGACATGTATGGTTCTGCGTACAACACGATCGTCTCAACACGAAACCTTCACTTCTTCTAGAACTTTCCATTCCTACAACAACCCTTATTCAAGAAATGCGATGTGGATTAGTCCGAATTGCCCTTGAATCATCGGATTCGGAGCTTAATCGTTGCCCGCTCCATTCAATTCCAATGTGGACTCTGTTCTGTAATGGGCGTAAAATCGGGTTTGCGGTTCGGAGACGGGCGACCCAGCAGACCCGAATTATGTTGAAGACGATGCAGTCAATGACAGTCGGGGCGGGTGTAATCCCGTCGGGTTTGGTTTCAGGTACCGAATCTGAAGAAGTGTTGTATATGAGAGCTAACTATGAGTGTATTATTGGTGGTGCGGATTCGGAGTCTTTTCATTTGATTAACCCGGATGAGGGTCCGGGTCAAGAATTCAGTATCTTTTTACTTCGATCCAACTGA